A window of the Sciurus carolinensis chromosome 19 unlocalized genomic scaffold, mSciCar1.2 SUPER_34, whole genome shotgun sequence genome harbors these coding sequences:
- the LOC124973540 gene encoding olfactory receptor 14C36-like: MANSTMVTEFLLLSFPDGWNMRVFYFTVFTVTYLGTMLGNLLIITVTTADQNLHTPMYFFLRNLSILDMCYISITVPNACVNSLTGNQVISVGGCATQIFLVIFCAYVEMLFLSIMAWDRYVAICQPLQYPIIMNPQFCVHMTLASLLSGLVYAGVHTGNTFKLSFCQSNVVHQFFCDLPSLLRLSCSDTTSNMVLLLLSAVVVCGGCFTFITMSYIRIFSAMLKFPTRETGKAFSTCIPHILVVSVFFISGTGVYVRPSATSDTLQSIILSAFYTMVPPFLNPLIYSLRNKQVKEAVRRVKQLFSGKR; this comes from the coding sequence ATGGCCAATTCTACCATGGTAACTGAATTTCTCCTCCTGAGCTTTCCTGATGGCTGGAATATGAGAGTCTTCTATTTTACAGTATTCACAGTGACCTACCTGGGTACCATGttagggaacctgctcatcatcactgtcaccactgctgaccagaacctgcacacacccatgtacttcttcctcaggaacctgTCCATCTTGGACATGTGCTACATTTCCATCACTGTCCCCAATGCCTGTGTCAACTCTCTCACTGGCAACCAGGTCATTTCAGTGGGTGGCTGTGCAACCCAGATTTTCTTGGTCATTTTTTGTGCATATGTGGAGATGCTGTTTCTCTCCATCATGGCCTgggaccgctatgtggccatctgccagccCCTCCAGTACCCCATCATCATGAACCCTCAGTTTTGTGTCCACATGACCCTGGCTTCCCTGCTCAGTGGCCTGGTAtatgcaggtgtgcacactggGAACACCTTCAAGCTGTCCTTCTGTCAGTCAAACGTCGTCCATCAGTTCTTCTGTGATCTCCCCTCTCTGCTGAGGCTCTCCTGCTCTGACACCACCAGCAACATggtccttcttcttctctctgctgTGGTGGTCTGTGGTGGTTGCTTTACTTTTATTACCATGTCATATATTCGCATATTTTCTGCTATGCTGAAATTTCCCACCAGAGAGACAgggaaggccttctccacctgcattCCTCACATCCTCGTGGTGTCCGTCTTCTTTATTTCTGGCACAGGTGTGTACGTGAGACCTTCAGCAACCTCTGACACACTGCAGAGCATCATTCTCTCTGCCTTTTATACCAtggttcctccattcttgaatCCTCTCATCTACAGTCTCAGGAACAAACAGGTAAAGGAAGCTGTGAGGAGAGTCAAGCAACTGTTCTCAGGGAAAAGATAA